The following coding sequences are from one Leptolyngbya sp. NIES-3755 window:
- a CDS encoding hypothetical protein (similar to AA sequence:cyanobase_aa:LBDG_17040), translating into MLIAVVVLNLALASYVFYLTWQMWNLRRTFSQAADALILAERNTHNVLNGAPEEIDRKGTGIRQFHQNYRALEPKLQQAQKALALIGMGRSLMLNPRLSQGLRKSATKRMNR; encoded by the coding sequence ATGTTAATCGCCGTTGTCGTTCTAAATCTCGCCCTCGCCTCTTATGTGTTTTATCTCACCTGGCAAATGTGGAACCTGAGACGGACGTTCTCTCAAGCCGCAGATGCTCTGATATTGGCTGAACGAAATACTCATAATGTCTTGAACGGCGCACCTGAAGAAATCGATCGTAAAGGAACTGGGATTCGGCAATTTCATCAAAACTACCGCGCCTTAGAACCGAAATTGCAGCAGGCACAGAAGGCACTCGCACTGATTGGAATGGGACGATCGCTGATGTTGAACCCTCGATTGAGCCAAGGTTTAAGAAAATCTGCTACAAAACGAATGAACCGCTAG
- a CDS encoding hypothetical protein (hypothetical protein L8106_16414;~similar to AA sequence:cyanobase_aa:LBDG_17030), with product MGTIAGLLIAPRAGRETRQLIKKSADALPELAEDLSTSVQLQADRFSESALRNWEGTLGRLKEAISAGLEATQREHQLLSRDSESGVDPKSPVRDRLR from the coding sequence ATGGGCACGATCGCGGGATTGCTAATTGCACCACGAGCAGGACGGGAAACGCGACAGTTGATCAAAAAATCAGCGGATGCGCTCCCTGAACTTGCGGAAGATTTATCCACCAGTGTCCAACTTCAGGCAGATCGCTTCTCCGAGTCTGCTCTGCGAAACTGGGAAGGAACCCTTGGAAGACTCAAAGAAGCAATTTCCGCAGGTCTCGAAGCGACTCAACGCGAACATCAACTTTTGAGCCGAGATTCCGAATCTGGGGTTGATCCAAAATCTCCCGTCCGCGATCGTTTGCGATAG
- a CDS encoding hypothetical protein (hypothetical protein FJSC11DRAFT_1157;~similar to AA sequence:cyanobase_aa:LBDG_17020), with product MADPIFWLGLSILLVAISLTALLTVAIPAFNEMGRAARSAEKLFDTLNRELPPTLEALRLTGLEVTDLTDDMTQGVQSATQVVKQVDESISGVKQQVQKAQTTSRSVFAGMKAAWRTFSQPNRSRRSTRMTSNSERQTFFRDDVYAVDRNGDHHDEAESVLEVHYERETIDERIVKPPESPRQSVRSDQE from the coding sequence GTGGCTGATCCAATTTTCTGGCTAGGTTTATCGATTCTATTGGTGGCGATCAGTTTGACCGCACTGTTGACTGTGGCGATTCCGGCGTTTAATGAGATGGGGCGGGCGGCTCGCAGTGCGGAAAAATTATTCGATACGCTGAATCGAGAATTGCCACCGACCTTAGAAGCCTTGCGATTAACTGGATTGGAAGTGACGGATCTAACCGATGACATGACTCAGGGCGTTCAGAGTGCAACGCAGGTCGTGAAACAAGTGGATGAAAGTATTTCAGGTGTAAAACAACAGGTTCAGAAAGCTCAAACAACCAGCCGAAGTGTGTTTGCGGGAATGAAAGCTGCATGGCGAACCTTTTCACAGCCGAATCGATCGCGTCGATCGACGCGCATGACCTCAAATTCTGAGCGACAAACCTTTTTTCGTGATGATGTGTATGCTGTCGATCGCAACGGTGATCATCATGATGAGGCTGAATCTGTTTTAGAAGTGCATTATGAGCGGGAAACGATCGACGAACGGATCGTAAAACCGCCTGAATCACCGCGTCAAAGTGTCCGAAGCGATCAAGAATAG
- a CDS encoding hypothetical protein (conserved membrane hypothetical protein;~similar to AA sequence:cyanobase_aa:LBDG_17010): MQTLRVRRLLRGLMALIVVVSVWTIAPAAQAYNNPDLLPDHPTNVIDLANELTAIQEDKLSEDLTQFEEETGWKLRVLTQNDRTPGTAVKGFWGLDDKSVLLVADPRGGNLLNFSVGDEFYPLLSRTFWIELQTRFGNQFFVRENGGDQAIIQALESVKGCLRQGGCSVVPGLPREQWLLTLVTSTVGGLVFGFAAQPRKEGQIFAWQWALIFSPLWGILFLAFGVGPVVTRTSEWLPLFRNVAGFAIGALAAFLVPSFARSSTSET, translated from the coding sequence ATGCAGACTCTTCGAGTACGCCGTCTACTGAGAGGGTTGATGGCTCTGATTGTTGTCGTTTCGGTTTGGACGATCGCGCCTGCGGCTCAGGCTTATAACAATCCTGATCTTTTGCCTGATCACCCCACGAACGTGATTGATCTCGCCAATGAATTAACGGCGATTCAGGAAGATAAACTTTCAGAGGACTTAACCCAGTTCGAGGAAGAAACGGGTTGGAAATTGCGGGTGCTGACTCAGAACGATCGCACTCCTGGAACAGCGGTAAAAGGGTTCTGGGGATTAGACGATAAGAGCGTTCTGCTGGTGGCTGATCCCCGTGGTGGAAATCTGCTTAATTTCAGCGTAGGAGATGAATTCTACCCGTTGCTGTCTCGGACCTTCTGGATCGAACTTCAGACCCGATTTGGAAATCAATTTTTTGTGAGAGAGAATGGTGGGGATCAAGCGATTATCCAAGCGTTGGAATCGGTAAAAGGCTGTTTGCGGCAAGGCGGGTGTAGTGTCGTTCCAGGATTGCCGCGTGAGCAGTGGTTATTGACGCTGGTGACTTCGACGGTCGGTGGATTGGTCTTTGGATTTGCGGCGCAGCCTCGGAAAGAAGGGCAAATCTTTGCTTGGCAGTGGGCGTTGATCTTTTCGCCGCTGTGGGGGATTTTGTTCTTGGCGTTTGGAGTGGGTCCAGTAGTGACACGAACTTCTGAATGGTTGCCGCTGTTTCGGAACGTGGCAGGATTCGCGATCGGTGCTCTAGCTGCATTCTTGGTTCCATCGTTTGCTCGATCGTCTACTTCTGAAACTTAG
- a CDS encoding TRAP transporter solute receptor TAXI family protein (similar to AA sequence:cyanobase_aa:LBDG_37310): MMLKLRLSLFKLAFGCVVGVALFTSGCRRSPKPIALSSGTPQGYYSRLAGQLSSAVSRTGDLTVENRASQGSIENLKRLLDRQVDFALVQLDVVNDAMREGKVQAVAILANEPIHIIATREAKVRSLSDLNRKRVGVGAPGSGIRFTSEYLSKAFNLKFQEDSSTFQETFRRLSTRQLDATIYVGTTGASELLRQQLIANPSLQFVPIEPELINYLINRDPGAYQSVTIPQGIYNPRPTIPDRDISTLATATVLITRPDVNDETVGLVTWSILYNSRRFSLFYPELQTGEARSLLQKNLLYIHPGAQDVYAQNADPRNAWLRYIEANNDLQAGIVILLGTSTIGLIIQRWKRDRCKKLLAATVTRINELKLLLPHNAQQALLGIEDLSQEHRLMFIEGSITSDVYEQVQHKTQTFAEQCRNILEQQRKQFVLDTLLILDDWQASLQIDPQAALEKLTYLKQQYREMLIADQVEIQAYIELMELTLLSVMTLAGTAPRLRSTESEQIVS, translated from the coding sequence ATGATGCTGAAATTGCGTCTGTCTCTATTCAAATTAGCGTTCGGTTGCGTGGTGGGTGTAGCGTTATTCACCAGCGGATGCCGTCGATCGCCAAAACCGATCGCGCTCTCTAGTGGAACACCCCAAGGATATTACAGTCGCTTAGCGGGTCAACTCAGTTCGGCTGTTTCTCGGACAGGCGATTTAACGGTTGAAAATCGTGCCTCTCAAGGGTCGATCGAGAACTTAAAACGATTGCTCGATCGACAAGTTGATTTTGCACTGGTGCAACTTGATGTGGTGAACGATGCCATGCGGGAAGGGAAAGTGCAAGCGGTGGCAATTCTCGCAAACGAACCGATTCATATCATTGCAACCAGAGAGGCAAAAGTTCGATCGCTGTCTGATCTCAACCGCAAACGAGTGGGAGTCGGTGCGCCTGGTAGCGGCATTCGGTTCACTTCGGAATATCTCAGCAAAGCATTCAATCTCAAGTTTCAAGAAGATAGTTCTACCTTTCAAGAAACGTTTCGTAGATTGAGCACTCGTCAACTCGATGCCACGATCTATGTTGGAACGACGGGCGCAAGTGAACTGCTAAGGCAGCAACTCATCGCCAATCCATCTCTACAATTTGTGCCGATCGAGCCTGAGTTGATCAACTATCTAATCAATCGTGATCCCGGTGCATATCAGTCGGTGACCATTCCGCAAGGCATCTACAATCCGCGTCCGACCATTCCCGATCGAGATATTTCCACGCTGGCAACGGCAACGGTTCTGATCACTCGCCCGGATGTGAATGATGAAACGGTCGGTTTAGTTACTTGGTCAATTTTGTATAACTCTCGGCGGTTTTCGCTCTTTTATCCTGAACTACAAACCGGAGAAGCGCGATCGCTCTTACAAAAAAACTTGCTCTACATTCATCCCGGTGCTCAGGATGTTTACGCCCAAAATGCTGACCCGCGTAATGCCTGGTTGCGTTACATCGAAGCGAACAATGATCTGCAAGCCGGAATCGTGATTTTATTGGGCACAAGTACGATCGGCTTAATTATTCAACGTTGGAAACGCGATCGTTGTAAAAAACTTTTAGCGGCAACGGTCACTCGCATTAACGAACTCAAGCTGCTTCTTCCACACAATGCCCAACAAGCGCTCCTGGGTATTGAAGATCTCAGCCAAGAACATCGCCTCATGTTCATTGAAGGTTCAATTACGTCTGATGTGTATGAGCAAGTCCAGCACAAAACTCAGACGTTTGCTGAACAATGTCGTAATATCTTGGAGCAACAGCGTAAACAGTTCGTTCTAGATACACTTCTAATTTTGGATGATTGGCAAGCCTCGCTCCAGATTGATCCACAAGCAGCACTAGAGAAATTGACTTATCTAAAGCAGCAATATCGCGAGATGCTAATTGCCGATCAGGTGGAAATCCAGGCTTACATCGAATTAATGGAGTTAACGTTACTTTCAGTAATGACTTTGGCAGGAACGGCTCCGAGATTGCGATCGACTGAATCAGAGCAGATCGTTTCTTAG
- a CDS encoding hypothetical protein (similar to AA sequence:cyanobase_aa:LBDG_25290): MPLSPIAQYCIRKLLKQNFENLDALFLAASNPSGPSDDQIDRLLYQFVSTNQSFQLQELELLTKLYQQLESSPTNSSAIAEIKRRIFQTLGFQLNAVPSTQLPQMIQESSIHIFRFFHDNKVREGIRFGNTLYAAVYQFDVNHRLHTYQMAWALSEAKVPLVVSLSPTRLVVWVNLQSPSCSVLLRQDSRLLRTLLTLNLALRKAKLTGKRAAKHLQPDFFGKKVVTVFPKATKSRDH, from the coding sequence ATGCCTCTTTCTCCGATCGCGCAATACTGTATCCGCAAACTCTTGAAGCAGAATTTTGAGAACCTCGATGCTCTTTTTTTAGCTGCATCCAATCCATCAGGACCCAGCGATGACCAGATCGATCGCCTCTTGTATCAGTTCGTCTCCACTAACCAAAGTTTTCAACTCCAAGAACTGGAACTCTTAACCAAGCTCTATCAGCAACTCGAATCCAGTCCCACCAATTCAAGCGCGATCGCAGAAATCAAACGTCGGATTTTTCAAACTCTGGGCTTCCAACTCAACGCCGTTCCATCTACTCAGCTACCCCAGATGATTCAAGAATCCTCGATCCATATCTTCCGCTTTTTTCACGACAACAAAGTTCGCGAAGGGATTCGATTCGGTAACACGCTTTATGCTGCGGTTTATCAATTTGATGTGAATCATCGACTTCACACTTATCAAATGGCTTGGGCACTTTCGGAAGCTAAAGTCCCACTCGTAGTCAGCCTTTCACCGACTCGTCTCGTCGTTTGGGTGAACTTACAGTCTCCCAGTTGTTCAGTTCTGCTTCGCCAAGATTCCCGACTGCTCAGAACGCTTCTAACGCTCAATCTTGCGCTCCGAAAAGCCAAATTGACCGGAAAACGAGCCGCAAAACATTTACAACCGGATTTTTTCGGTAAAAAAGTTGTCACAGTCTTCCCTAAAGCCACGAAATCCAGAGATCATTAG
- a CDS encoding glycosyl transferase (similar to AA sequence:cyanobase_aa:LBDG_25450), with translation MSTLAIFAPNLHGGGAERAMVNLARGFSEQGVSVDLVLVKAEGAYLGQVPPNVRVVNLNHQRVLASLFDLARYLQRERPQVLLSTLPEPGIAAVWTRLISGVSTRVVVNVQNNTSQETQNGTGLAARLMPRLIQWFFPWADAIVTVSKGVADDLRQIGLPESNIRVIHNPVVTPELIARSQEPVDHPWFANGEPPVIIAVGRLTKQKDFPTLLKAFAQVRKVRTARLMILGEGDDRAALEALVQELEIADSVALPGFVSNPFAYLSKSAVFVLSSLFEGLPTVLIEAMAVGTSVVATDCKSGPMEILDNGRYGKLTQVGEIDGLAKAIVEILDHPTDSTLLQQRAKEYSLEKSLQDYSELFALSQNG, from the coding sequence ATGTCAACTTTGGCGATTTTTGCTCCGAATCTGCATGGTGGCGGTGCAGAGCGGGCGATGGTGAATCTGGCGCGGGGTTTCTCGGAACAAGGCGTGTCAGTCGATTTGGTGTTGGTGAAGGCGGAAGGGGCTTATCTTGGTCAAGTACCGCCAAATGTTCGTGTGGTGAATTTGAATCATCAACGTGTGTTAGCGAGTTTGTTTGATTTGGCGCGGTACTTGCAGCGAGAACGTCCTCAAGTCTTGCTCTCAACGTTGCCTGAACCTGGAATTGCAGCGGTTTGGACAAGGTTGATTTCTGGAGTTTCAACTCGTGTGGTGGTGAATGTGCAGAACAACACCTCACAGGAAACGCAGAATGGAACGGGATTGGCAGCGCGATTGATGCCGCGATTGATTCAATGGTTTTTTCCTTGGGCGGATGCGATCGTGACGGTCTCGAAAGGAGTGGCGGATGATTTGCGGCAGATTGGATTACCAGAGTCGAACATTCGAGTGATTCATAATCCGGTTGTTACTCCGGAATTGATTGCGCGATCGCAAGAACCTGTCGATCATCCTTGGTTTGCGAATGGGGAACCTCCCGTGATCATTGCAGTGGGACGATTGACGAAACAGAAAGATTTTCCAACTTTGTTAAAGGCATTCGCTCAAGTGCGAAAGGTACGAACTGCAAGACTGATGATTTTGGGAGAAGGTGACGATCGAGCCGCATTAGAAGCCTTAGTTCAAGAGCTAGAAATTGCTGATTCTGTCGCACTTCCAGGCTTTGTGTCCAATCCGTTTGCTTATCTATCAAAATCAGCGGTGTTTGTCTTGTCTTCATTGTTTGAAGGTTTACCAACGGTGTTGATTGAAGCGATGGCAGTTGGAACTTCAGTGGTCGCAACGGACTGTAAGAGTGGTCCAATGGAAATTTTGGACAATGGAAGGTACGGGAAGCTGACACAGGTTGGAGAGATTGATGGATTGGCGAAAGCGATCGTAGAAATCTTAGATCATCCGACTGATTCGACTCTGTTACAGCAACGCGCCAAGGAGTACTCGCTGGAAAAATCATTGCAAGACTATTCAGAATTGTTTGCGCTCTCTCAGAATGGGTGA
- a CDS encoding putative endoglucanase (similar to AA sequence:cyanobase_aa:RPA4584) yields the protein MIFSKRVLFRILIVLAFVMSLGWGFYQSELNYPANAAVQSIPALARGIGLSCWLSMPPDRDFSKEHLDSWVTEKDFKRFADWGLTHVRLPIEPEFLQFNSARSELIAEHIAYVDRAIEWSKKHNLAIILDIHPLLPMDLKAGIKSDDYDRLKQLWIALAKRYRTQSDRVFYELLNEPQMEQVDIWRSIAQGLVDQIRTIDTTHRIIVSGHHAGAYDYVKMTPIKGDKLIYTFHFYEPIAFTHQRSGWIGTLANLRDVPYPFDPQRFAAAKARSSKDPETVRLLNRYESEQFNKQKVEEKLRPVLKFRSRYNVPIYCGEFGANRDAPMPDWANWNRDVVELLQRYQFEYAFWEYRGSFGLMSFDSTEINPAKLDAIGFQRT from the coding sequence ATGATCTTTAGCAAAAGAGTTCTATTCCGGATTCTGATTGTTCTTGCCTTTGTAATGTCACTCGGTTGGGGCTTCTATCAGTCTGAATTGAACTATCCTGCAAATGCAGCAGTGCAATCGATTCCAGCATTAGCACGTGGGATTGGATTGTCCTGTTGGTTGTCGATGCCCCCCGATCGAGATTTTTCCAAAGAGCATCTTGATAGTTGGGTGACAGAAAAAGACTTTAAACGATTCGCAGATTGGGGATTGACCCATGTTCGACTTCCGATCGAGCCTGAGTTTCTTCAGTTCAATAGTGCACGATCGGAGCTAATAGCGGAACATATTGCTTATGTCGATCGAGCCATCGAATGGTCAAAGAAACACAATCTTGCCATCATTCTCGATATTCATCCATTGCTGCCGATGGATTTGAAAGCGGGGATCAAATCGGATGACTACGATCGCTTAAAGCAGCTTTGGATTGCTCTAGCAAAACGCTATCGAACTCAATCCGATCGAGTGTTCTATGAACTATTAAACGAGCCGCAAATGGAGCAGGTTGATATCTGGAGAAGCATTGCTCAAGGGTTAGTCGATCAGATTCGCACGATTGATACCACCCATCGCATTATTGTTTCTGGACATCATGCGGGAGCGTATGACTACGTGAAAATGACCCCGATCAAAGGTGACAAGCTGATTTACACCTTTCATTTCTATGAACCGATCGCATTCACGCATCAACGCTCTGGTTGGATTGGAACGCTTGCGAATTTGCGAGATGTGCCTTACCCATTTGATCCACAGCGATTTGCAGCCGCGAAAGCTCGATCGAGTAAAGATCCTGAAACTGTTCGATTGTTAAATCGCTATGAATCAGAGCAATTTAACAAACAGAAAGTCGAAGAAAAGCTCCGTCCGGTGTTGAAATTTCGATCGCGCTACAACGTTCCGATCTACTGTGGGGAATTTGGCGCGAATCGAGATGCACCGATGCCCGATTGGGCGAATTGGAACCGGGATGTCGTTGAACTGTTGCAGCGCTATCAGTTTGAGTATGCGTTTTGGGAGTATCGTGGGAGCTTCGGATTAATGTCTTTTGATTCGACTGAGATTAATCCGGCAAAGTTAGATGCCATTGGGTTTCAACGAACCTGA
- a CDS encoding glycosyltransferase (similar to AA sequence:cyanobase_aa:LBDG_25310) produces the protein MQERISPVRSTRQISSIVSGSPLDRKPLVTLIAPAFNEALILQDNLSLLCDYMRSLESDYDWEIVIVNDGSRDETGWLAQEFAQSRPNVRVLHHRVNRGLGRALRTGFRGAQGDYIVVVDLDLSYDPEHIGRLLKKIQETQAGVVVASPYMTGGAVSNVPWLRRVLSVWANRFLSIAAKRSLSTLTGMVRVYDAEFLRSLNLRSDGMEINPEVIHKAFLLRTRVEEVPAHLNWRTQKSQPKQKQRRSSLSSTAKLMHHTWDIFFSGFLLRPVMFFILPSLLFFAMSLYANAWVLIHCWTNYQKLAQQVRFPDATEAVALAFQQAPHTFVIGGTTLVLAIQLFSLGVLSAQNKSYFEELFYLGTAIYKREQDR, from the coding sequence ATGCAAGAACGAATTTCACCTGTGCGATCGACCCGGCAGATTTCCTCGATCGTGTCGGGTTCACCGCTTGATCGCAAGCCATTGGTGACTTTGATCGCACCTGCATTCAATGAAGCCCTGATCTTGCAAGACAATCTTTCATTGTTATGCGACTATATGCGATCGCTAGAGTCGGACTATGACTGGGAGATTGTGATTGTAAATGATGGCAGCCGCGACGAAACAGGATGGTTAGCTCAGGAATTTGCTCAATCTCGCCCGAATGTTCGAGTGTTGCATCATCGCGTCAATCGGGGACTGGGGCGAGCGCTCAGAACCGGATTTAGGGGTGCTCAGGGCGATTACATTGTCGTGGTTGATCTGGATTTGAGCTATGACCCTGAACATATCGGGCGATTGCTCAAAAAGATTCAGGAGACGCAGGCGGGTGTCGTGGTGGCTTCCCCTTACATGACAGGTGGAGCCGTCTCAAATGTTCCCTGGTTGCGGCGCGTTTTAAGTGTGTGGGCAAATCGATTTTTGTCGATCGCTGCAAAACGCAGTCTTTCTACTTTGACTGGAATGGTTCGGGTTTATGATGCGGAATTTCTGCGATCGCTGAATCTGCGATCGGATGGAATGGAGATCAATCCAGAAGTGATTCACAAAGCGTTTTTGCTCAGAACGCGAGTGGAGGAAGTTCCAGCACATCTCAACTGGAGAACACAGAAGAGCCAACCGAAACAGAAACAACGTCGATCGAGTCTGAGTTCGACAGCAAAACTGATGCACCATACTTGGGATATCTTTTTCTCAGGCTTTCTGCTGCGTCCGGTGATGTTCTTCATTCTGCCAAGTTTGCTATTTTTCGCGATGTCACTCTATGCCAATGCTTGGGTGCTAATTCATTGTTGGACAAACTATCAGAAACTTGCTCAACAGGTTCGTTTTCCAGATGCAACAGAAGCAGTCGCACTGGCATTTCAACAAGCCCCACACACGTTTGTGATTGGGGGAACTACTTTAGTATTAGCCATTCAGCTTTTTAGTTTAGGGGTGTTGTCGGCACAAAACAAAAGCTATTTTGAAGAGCTTTTCTATTTAGGAACCGCAATCTACAAGCGAGAGCAAGACCGTTAA
- a CDS encoding DegT/DnrJ/EryC1/StrS aminotransferase (similar to AA sequence:cyanobase_aa:LBDG_25320): MVQAPKQTARLELPSDQNASGRTLGEKEIALVAEAIRSGTLTSTKGTFVKTLEQRFADMLGVKYAYACSSGSGAVHTAIAAVDPEPGDEIITTSITDMGALTPILYQGAIPVFADVDPKTWNVTAETIENCISDRTKAIIVTHLFGNPCDMTAIMELANARGIPVIEDCAQSFLATHKGQPVGTIGAVGCFSLQQGKHITTGEGGIVTTNDDALARRMFLFINKAFGYGDPNPDHYFIALNGRMCELQGAVAVAQLAKLWGCVEHRRIAAKKMTQKLQGLAGIETPYQDDRNTHVYWKYCLRVDSSIVPDGAVGLAKKLKEKGIFSAPRYIQKPAFQCMIFEQQRTFGNSRFPFTLARPEAVDYTPSKFPGTFAGLEAVLVLPWNEAYTDEHIDYIADAIREALA; the protein is encoded by the coding sequence ATGGTACAAGCACCAAAGCAGACAGCCCGGTTAGAATTGCCTTCAGATCAAAATGCGAGTGGTCGGACACTTGGAGAAAAAGAGATCGCATTGGTCGCAGAAGCGATTCGGAGTGGAACCCTGACTAGCACCAAGGGAACCTTTGTAAAGACACTAGAGCAACGATTTGCAGACATGCTCGGTGTGAAGTATGCCTATGCGTGTTCCTCTGGATCAGGAGCCGTTCATACCGCGATCGCTGCGGTCGATCCAGAACCAGGTGATGAGATTATCACGACTTCGATCACGGACATGGGCGCATTGACTCCGATTTTGTACCAAGGTGCAATTCCGGTGTTTGCTGATGTTGATCCGAAAACTTGGAATGTTACGGCTGAAACGATCGAGAACTGTATTAGCGATCGCACCAAAGCAATCATTGTGACGCACTTGTTCGGAAATCCTTGCGACATGACTGCGATTATGGAGTTGGCGAATGCTCGCGGCATTCCAGTGATCGAAGATTGTGCCCAATCCTTTTTAGCAACCCACAAAGGGCAGCCTGTGGGAACAATTGGAGCAGTCGGATGCTTTAGTTTGCAGCAAGGCAAGCACATTACGACCGGTGAAGGTGGCATTGTTACGACCAATGATGATGCGTTGGCGCGTCGGATGTTCTTGTTTATCAATAAAGCCTTTGGTTATGGCGATCCGAACCCGGATCACTATTTCATTGCATTGAACGGGCGGATGTGTGAGCTTCAAGGGGCGGTTGCAGTGGCGCAATTGGCGAAGCTGTGGGGCTGTGTAGAACATCGTCGGATTGCAGCGAAAAAGATGACTCAAAAGCTGCAAGGACTGGCAGGAATTGAAACCCCGTATCAGGACGATCGCAATACGCATGTGTATTGGAAGTATTGTCTGCGAGTGGATAGCTCGATCGTGCCCGATGGTGCGGTGGGATTGGCGAAGAAGCTGAAAGAGAAAGGGATTTTTTCGGCTCCACGCTACATTCAAAAGCCTGCATTCCAGTGCATGATTTTTGAGCAGCAGCGGACATTTGGAAATTCGCGTTTTCCGTTTACGTTGGCGCGTCCTGAAGCGGTGGATTACACGCCCTCGAAGTTTCCTGGGACGTTTGCAGGATTGGAAGCGGTGTTGGTGTTGCCTTGGAATGAGGCTTACACGGATGAACACATTGATTACATTGCGGACGCGATTCGGGAAGCGTTGGCTTAA
- a CDS encoding oxidoreductase domain-containing protein (similar to AA sequence:cyanobase_aa:LBDG_25330): protein MDKLKFGLIGAGGIAQSYAQAFEQCQSAELVAVVDVRVEAAQALAERLNCQSFDSYEKMAESIDLDAVIVCTPPVTHRDIAIYFLDRQVNVLCEKPLSVDVKSAIEMVDCAAKNGVILTMASKFRYVEDVIKAKSLVMSGILGEIVLFENAFTSRVDMASRWNSNPAVSGGGVLIDNGTHSIDIMRYFLGSLAEVQVIEGKRIQSLAVEDTVRIFAKSSSGVVGNVDLSWTINKELDSYIRIYGSQGTISVGWKESKYRQSSSPEWIKFGNGYNKVQAFTSQLENFSKAILGQEILLITPQDSIASVEVIEAAYKSMNQSQWTGVSYESLKLLGFATSAMNGDRGFVTVGK, encoded by the coding sequence ATGGATAAACTCAAATTTGGATTGATCGGAGCAGGCGGAATTGCTCAATCTTATGCACAAGCATTCGAGCAATGTCAGTCAGCGGAATTGGTGGCAGTCGTTGATGTTCGCGTTGAAGCAGCACAAGCATTAGCAGAACGGTTGAACTGTCAGAGCTTTGACAGCTATGAAAAAATGGCAGAAAGCATTGATCTCGATGCGGTGATTGTTTGTACGCCTCCGGTCACACATCGGGATATTGCGATTTATTTTCTCGATCGACAGGTGAATGTGCTGTGTGAGAAGCCGTTGAGCGTCGATGTGAAAAGCGCGATCGAGATGGTGGATTGCGCTGCAAAAAATGGTGTGATTCTCACAATGGCTTCCAAGTTCCGCTATGTCGAAGATGTGATCAAGGCAAAAAGTTTAGTCATGTCTGGCATTCTGGGTGAAATTGTTCTGTTTGAGAATGCGTTTACTTCGCGAGTAGACATGGCTTCTAGATGGAACTCGAACCCGGCGGTGAGTGGCGGTGGCGTGTTGATTGATAATGGAACACACTCGATCGACATTATGCGCTATTTCCTCGGTTCGCTCGCGGAAGTGCAAGTCATCGAAGGCAAGCGGATTCAAAGTTTGGCAGTTGAAGATACGGTGAGAATCTTTGCGAAGAGTTCCAGCGGTGTGGTCGGCAATGTGGATCTTTCTTGGACGATCAACAAAGAGCTAGATAGCTATATTCGGATCTATGGATCGCAAGGAACGATCTCAGTTGGTTGGAAAGAGTCGAAGTACCGTCAATCTTCTAGCCCAGAATGGATCAAGTTCGGAAACGGCTACAACAAAGTTCAAGCGTTTACGAGCCAGCTTGAGAACTTTTCAAAAGCAATTTTGGGGCAAGAAATTCTACTGATCACGCCTCAAGACAGTATTGCATCGGTGGAAGTGATCGAAGCCGCTTACAAATCGATGAATCAATCCCAATGGACGGGCGTTTCCTACGAATCGTTGAAGCTGCTTGGGTTTGCAACTTCAGCAATGAATGGCGATCGAGGGTTTGTCACGGTTGGGAAGTAA